The Hippoglossus hippoglossus isolate fHipHip1 chromosome 21, fHipHip1.pri, whole genome shotgun sequence genome contains a region encoding:
- the ppp1r9ala gene encoding neurabin-1 isoform X2, translated as MIKAESKVGERTLRSASPHRNAYKSDFHAIKCTFDGPKSEGSAKSYTNGSSDTREDSRGRPFGTRVNKIKNIFLQMDGQQQECQEAKPPLKSEVTPVSPPKVQFPVNTQKANFNTTASPETQNLEKTPKGEDVEIDKVALAEKFSSTRKLFERRVKEPPAGEKQSPNRVVSRLSLGSASDEGKSTRRVSGSSETTIKSEQAPTSTENSRDEKADGEKKNVSRASLNSGPISRRLENYMAENDSEDNNTASGKGATVSAKQHSTTEHSLPTSPTRDSLHKPRSPVKEATSSSPVTNTTNKNTSQMPRVVDKQSTPGSDCGLKPTTPISNAAHKSVSPTTDATHKPLSSEKTTPISHGYKGSSSTSDGFSRTSIGRDESKPHSPPPRDVKQPPPSADGFQETNRTKYSEKSKSNDSVIHVPARENPPSQSSSLDSRGVGMVRAELVVVQNESSESEENEDENAEDCVFVEETVQSLTEQPIELKRTFQPEIQNCNTPNEVMVRDVARETQRLAESVGEGRVLEDVEGFESDEDRGEYSFISNQDGGDEEDDEVAEEETELEEQVGESIVDGGSPVVYGIENAAFVDDRDADHVLREEEEEEEVDQMYVEYDDCYEAPGLSDEEGPPTKRKINFSTGPILVYSTFSNEEYDRRNDDVDPVAASAEYELEKRVEKMDVFPVEIEKGENGLGISIIGMGVGADQGLEKLGIFVKTITEQGAAEKDGRIQVNDQIVEVDGISLVGVTQLFAATVLKNTKGTVKFHIGREKPGTQSEVARLISETLEQEKNQEQEEEHLDDPYEHSTEEDERYEEQDGTEEGILCSNFSPGRNVEVFELPDSEVLFMPSNMDSSQMAFKFKELQLKHSVVAAEIIQLKEKLRASEEDRSLWEARESALEQKIEDGNDKILKMESYWLEAQSLCKNVNEQLAETQAQYETLDKKYNKAKKLLKDYQQKEIDFVKKEEELKKTLDEKDKWYREQLEILQNRISVLESRGTSGAERQSGQDYAAEERLSSQGSVTNTQSVDSLSEQDWSELVPETERLDTSAHRAKGLLAQKAKRQPPSRTKLKESLTVTSTHSQETEEDDEQEEQESPRRRRSIQESLSLPVTACYPGNGQKDKPSEAREGSRSKMELSSSPSLSPSQGDSIESSGSPSLSPPKDGSSPHSPSGFMRNAKKRESKGKGKDSKEELNEPSPTGKPKRRFPDFGGLRKSGGKGKKQQDKDAMRASLDSRGSAELLDEPGAGNLSPAESMTSIPTCMPFTWFGDKERDRDREPSSSSSSLPYTATEMSSEQSHDRKNKSFSVIDDSNAASPSSDISGLVAEPNLSGRSHTLIFSSSETLDDEPVATGKEYQWQNRPVTEWTNQQVCHWLMGMNMDQYTPEFTAKGVDGQQLLNLDSDKLKALGVSSQSDRSTIKKKLKDMRKAQEKLEKQREKREKEVRRSGKLPVSNDSVC; from the exons atgatcAAAGCAGAAAGCAAAGTGGGCGAGAGGACCCTGAGGAGTGCGTCCCCCCACAGAAACGCTTACAAGTCTGACTTCCACGCCATCAAATGCACCTTTGATGGGCCAAAGTCTGAGGGCTCCGCCAAATCGTATACGAATGGCTCCAGCGACACCCGGGAGGACTCAAGGGGGAGGCCGTTTGGCACTAGAGTGAATAAGATAAAGAACATATTCCTGCAGATGGATGGTCAGCAGCAAGAGTGTCAAGAAGCAAAGCCGCCTTTAAAGTCTGAGGTGACACCGGTTTCCCCGCCGAAGGTGCAGTTTCCGGTCAACACGCAAAAAGCCAACTTCAACACCACTGCAAGCCCTGAAACACAAAATTTAGAGAAAACACCCAAGGGGGAGGATGTTGAGATTGACAAAGTGGCTTTGGCGGAGAAGTTTTCTTCAACCAGAAAACTCTTTGAAAGACGCGTCAAAGAGCCGCCCGCAGGTGAAAAGCAATCCCCGAACAGAGTGGTGAGTCGCCTGTCCCTAGGAAGCGCCTCTGATGAGGGGAAAAGCACAAGGAGAGTATCGGGATCTTCGGAGACCACTATCAAATCAGAGCAGGCTCCCACATCAACGGAAAACAGTCGAGATGAAAAGGCTGATGGTGAGAAAAAGAATGTGTCGAGAGCGTCTCTGAATTCGGGACCAATTTCTCGGAGGCTGGAGAATTACATGGCTGAGAATGACTCAGAAGACAACAACACGGCTTCTGGAAAAGGCGCGACGGTGTCTGCCAAGCAGCACAGTACCACTGAACACTCACTGCCTACCTCTCCAACAAGGGACAGCTTACATAAACCGAGGTCTCCCGTCAAAGAAGCCACTAGCTCTTCACCTGTAACTAATACCACTAACAAAAATACATCCCAGATGCCGCGTGTCGTCGACAAACAGTCGACCCCTGGGTCTGATTGCGGTCTCAAACCAACAACTCCAATAAGTAATGCAGCCCACAAGTCTGTTTCTCCAACAACTGATGCCACTCACAAACCCCTCTCATCAGAGAAAACGACTCCAATTAGCCACGGCTACAAGGGCTCCTCGTCAACCAGTGATGGATTTAGCAGGACATCTATTGGTCGGGATGAAAGCAAGCCACATAGTCCACCCCCGAGGGATGTGAAGCAgcctcctccatcagctgaTGGCTTTCAGGAAACCAACAGGACCAAATACTCTGAAAAATCCAAGAGTAATGACAGTGTGATACATGTTCCTGCCAGGGAAAATCCACCCAGCCAGAGCTCATCACTGGACTCCAGAGGGGTGGGCATGGTACGGGCAGAGTTGGTGGTTGTTCAGAATGAGTCTTCGGAGAGTGAAGAGAATGAAGATGAGAACGCTGAAGATTGTGTGTTCGTGGAGGAGACAGTGCAAAGCCTTACAGAGCAACCGATAGAACTGAAAAGAACCTTTCAACCAGAAATACAGAACTGTAACACTCCTAATGAAGTCATGGTAAGAGATGTTGCAAGAGAGACACAAAGGTTAGCAGAGAGTGTGGGTGAAGGTAGAGTCCTCGAGGACGTAGAGGGATTTGAGtcagatgaggacagaggagaatatagttttatttcaaatcaagacggtggtgatgaggaagatgatgaggtagcagaggaagagactgagctggaggagcaggtggGCGAGAGCATCGTGGATGGAGGCTCTCCAGTGGTGTACGGTATTGAGAACGCAGCCTTTGTGGATGACAGGGATGCGGACCATGTCctcagggaagaggaggaagaagaggaggtggatcAAATGTATGTGGAGTATGATGACTGTTATGAAGCCCCTGGTCTGTCAGATGAGGAGGGGCCTCCCACGAAGAGGAAAATCAACTTCTCCACAGGTCCAATTCTG GTCTACAGTACTTTCTCCAATGAGGAATATGATCGGCGAAATGATGACGTGGACCCAGTAGCAGCATCTGCAGAGTATGAGCTAGAGAAGAGAGTGGAGAAGATGgatgtgtttcctgtggagATCGAGAAAG GAGAGAATGGACTTGGCATCAGTATCATAGGAATGGGAGTGGGAGCTGACCAGGGTCTGGAAAAGCTGGGCATTTTTGTGAAAACCATTACAGAGCAAGGAGCAGCTGAGAAAGATGGACG GATACAGGTGAATGACCAGATAGTGGAGGTGGATGGTATCAGTCTGGTTGGCGTTACCCAACTGTTTGCAGCTACAGTTCTGAAGAACACTAAAGGCACAGTGAA gttccATATTGGACGGGAGAAGCCAGGGACGCAAAGCGAGGTGGCGCGCCTCATAAGCGAGAcgctggagcaggagaagaatcaggagcaggaggaggagcacctAGATGATCCCTATGAGCACTCcacagaggag GACGAGCGCTATGAGGAACAGGACGGAACGGAGGAGGGGATTCTGTGCTCCAATTTCTCTCCAGGGCGGAACGTAGAGGTGTTTGAGCTGCCGGATTCTGAGGTCTTGTTTATGCCCAGCAACATGGACAGCTCTCAGATGGCCTTCAAGTTCAAAGAG ctgcagctcaaacacagCGTTGTGGCAGCTGAAATAATTCAACTAAAGGAAAAG CTAAGGGCATCGGAGGAGGACAGATCGTTGTGGGAAGCCAGAGAGTCTGCACTGGAGCAAAAGATCGAGGATGGCAATGATAAAATCCTGAAGATGGAGAGTTACTGGCTGGAGGCCCAGTCTCTGTGTAAGAATGTGAATGAACAATTAGCTGAGACTCAGGCCCAGTATGAGACCCTGGACAAGAAGTACAACAAGGCCAAGAAACTGCTCAAAGACTACCAGCAGAA AGAGATAGACTTtgtgaagaaagaggaggagctgaagaaaacTTTGGATGAAAAAGACAAGTGGTACAGGGAGCAGCTGGAGATCTTACAGAACAGG ATCTCTGTCCTGGAGTCCAGAGGGACATCAGGTGCAGAGCGTCAGAGTGGTCAGGACtatgctgcagaggagagactGAGCAGCCAAGGCTCAGTCACCAACACACAATCTGTTGACTCACTGTCAG AACAAGACTGGAGTGAGTTGGTGCCTGAAACTGAGCGTTTGGACACCAGTGCACACAGAGCTAAAGGCTTGCTGGCTCAGAAAGCCAAACGTCAGCCTCCATCCCGGACCAAACTGAAGGAAAGCCTTACAGTGACTTCAACTCACTCTCAG GAAACTGAAGAAGACgacgagcaggaggagcaggaatcTCCCAGGAGGCGGAGGTCTATCCAGGAgagcctctccctccctgtgacCGCCTGCTATCCTGGGAATGGACAGAAAGATAAGCCCAGCGAGGCCAGAGAGGGATCCAGGAGTAAGATGGAGCTCTCCAGCAGCCCGTCTTTGTCACCATCACAGGGCGACAGCATTGAAAGCAGCGGAAGTCCTTCTTTGTCTCCTCCAAAAGACGGCTCTTCACCACATTCCCCCTCTGGATTCATGCGCAACGCCAAGAAGAGAGAGTCCAAAGGGAAGGGCAAAGATTCCAAAG AGGAGTTAAATGAGCCTTCACCAACAGGAAAACCTAAAAGACGATTTCCAGACTTTGG TGGCCTCCGGAAGTCAGGAggcaaaggaaaaaaacaacaggacaaGGACGCGATGAGAGCATCTTTGGACAGCAG GGGGTCGGCAGAGTTACTGGATGAACCTGGAGCAGGGAACCTGTCTCCTGCAGAGTCCATGACCTCCATCCCTACCTGTATGCCCTTCACCTGGTTTGGAGACaaggagagggacagagacagagagccgTCCTcttccagcagcagcctgccGTACACTGCAACTGAGATGAGCAGCGAGCAAAGCCATGATCGCAAGAATAAA AGTTTTTCAGTCATAGATGATTCTAACGCTGCCAGTCCCAGTTCAGACATCTCTGGGTTAGTTGCTGAGCCCAATCTGTCTGGGCGCTCACACACTTTAATCTTCTCTTCCAGCGAG ACTCTGGATGATGAACCAGTAGCTACAGGGAAGGAGTATCAGTGGCAGAACCGGCCTGTGACTGAATGGACCAATCAGCAAGTGTGCCACTGGTTGATGGGCATGAACATGGACCAGTACACACCTGAATTCACAGCCAAGGGAGTGGATGGACAGCAGCTCCTGAACCTGGATAGTGACAAATTAAAG GCTCTCGGCGTGTCGAGTCAGAGCGACCGCTCAACGATCAAGAAAAAGCTGAAGGACATGCGCAAAGcccaggagaagctggagaagcagagggagaaaagagagaaggaggttcGACGCAGTGGGAAACTTCCCGTCAGTAATGACTCTGTCTGCTGA